A window from Pagrus major chromosome 4, Pma_NU_1.0 encodes these proteins:
- the rhoua gene encoding ras homolog family member Ua gives MSPSSPCQMPQRGDGGYKPAPVSPAPPVPPRRVRSRDRGSGRTRRSGAGAGAGAGSAGAGAAERRVKCVLVGDGAVGKTSLVVSYTTNGYPTEYVPTAFDNFSAVVSVDGQPVKLQLCDTAGQDEFDKLRPLCYTSADVFLLCFSVVSPASFQNVPEKWVPEIRRHAPFAPLVLVGTQCDLRGDVKVLIDLAKYRERPVDPADARDCAMEIGAVTYMECSSLTQKNLKEVFDTAILASLQSCSSHKHPRGKQKHRKKQRQTPDKMKSLSKSWWKRYCCVA, from the exons ATGTCCCCCTCCTCTCCGTGCCAGATGCCACAGCGGGGCGATGGAGGCTACAAGCCGGCACCGGTGTCCCCAGCTCCGCCCGTCCCGCCGAGGAGGGTCCGGAGCAGGGACAGGGGCTCCGGCAGGACGCGGCGGTCCGGGGCCGGGGCCGGGGCCGGGGCAGGGTCAGCGGGGGCCGGAGCAGCGGAGAGGCGGGTGAAGTGCGTGCTGGTGGGGGACGGAGCCGTGGGGAAGACCAGCCTGGTGGTCAGCTACACCACCAATGGCTACCCAACAGAGTACGTCCCCACCGCGTTTGACAACTTCTCAG cggTGGTATCAGTGGACGGGCAGCCAGTCAAACTACAACTCTGTGACACAGCTGGACAG GATGAGTTTGACAAGCTGCGGCCTCTGTGTTACACGAGTGCAGATGTGTTCCTGCTGTGCTTCAGTGTCGTCAGTCCCGCCTCCTTCCAGAACGTTCCTGAGAAGTGGGTTCCAGAGATCCGGAGACACGCCCCCTTCGCTCCGCTCGTCCTCGTTGGGACGCAGTGTGACCTCCGAGGAGACGTCAAG GTTCTCATTGACCTGGCTAAGTACCGGGAGCGACCGGTGGACCCAGCAGACGCCCGGGACTGTGCGATGGAGATTGGAGCTGTGACCTACATGGAGTGCTCTTCACTGACCCAAAAGAATTTGAAAGAAGTGTTTGACACGGCCATACTGGCCagcctgcagagctgcagctcccATAAGCACCCGAGAGGGAAACAGAAGCACCGGAAAAAGCAAAGGCAGACGCCGGACAAGATGAAGAGTCTGTCCAAGTCATGGTGGAAAAGGTACTGCTGTGTGGCCTAG
- the pdcd2 gene encoding programmed cell death protein 2, with amino-acid sequence MSGDTSRSPAEVVLGFLEEAEPWRLLSPQFPSKVGGKPAWLSQRGLPSLPELECEICRLPMAFLMQVYAPISGQDRSFHRTLFLFCCKTHECYTCNDSRCVKVFRSQIPRRNEFYPFNPPSEDEPPSESDSDQTVLSVSGVKLCWVCGCPGSKACSRCHSVSYCGKHHQTLHWKHAHKKECCSQEASTVTTSPFLFPESELLTEPEEEEEDKEEERDTKEAEEEEEQGNVDCPSLADTLAETDLEDMAMHETEDNKVFQRFKKKIAPEPHQVVRYSRGGSPLWVSSQHVPSDQDIPPCTCGAKRIFEFQVMPQLLNSLSVDSTGASIDWGTLAAYTCSDSCNHDDKYCPEFIWKQDFGSDQHTQIKPT; translated from the exons ATGTCCGGCGATACGAGCAGGTCCCCGGCGGAGGTAGTTCTGGGTTTCCTGGAGGAGGCCGAGCCGTGGCGGCTCTTGTCCCCGCAGTTCCCCAGTAAAGTCGGGGGAAAACCGGCGTGGCTCAGCCAGAGAGGCCTGCCCTCACTGCCCGAGCTGGAGTGTGAGATCTGCCGCCTGCCAATGGCCTTCCTCATGCAG GTGTATGCACCTATTTCCGGCCAGGACAGAAGTTTCCACCGGACGCTCTTTCTGTTCTGCTGCAAAACTCACGAGTGCTACACATGCAACGACAGCCGCTGTGTGAAAG TTTTCAGAAGTCAGATACCTCGGAGGAATGAGTTCTACCCCTTCAACCCTCCATCAG aggatgaacccCCCAGTGAGTCTGATTCGGACCAGACTGTGTTGTCCGTCTCTGGAGTTAAACTATGTTGGGTCTGCGGTTGCCCCGGCAGCAAAGCCTGCTCCCGCTGTCACTCTGTAAGCTACTGTGGAAAACACCACCAGACCCTCCACTGGAAACACGCACACAAGAAGGAGTGTTGCAGCCAAG AAGCGTCCACTGTCACaacctctcccttcctcttccccGAGTCTGAGCTGCTCACTGAgcctgaggaagaggaggaagacaaggaggaagagagagacacaaaggaggctgaagaggaagaagagcaaGGGAATGTGGATTGTCCCTCCTTAGCAGACA CCCTGGCAGAGACGGACCTGGAAGATATGGCCATGCATGAGACTGAAGACAACAAAGTGTTCCAGAGGTTTAAAAAGAAGATCGCACCAGAACCACACCAG GTGGTGCGTTACAGTCGAGGGGGCTCTCCGTTGTGGGTTTCTTCTCAGCACGTCCCATCTGATCAGGACATCCCACCATGCACCTGTGGTGCCAAGAGGATCTTTGAGTTTCAG GTAATGCCCCAGCTGTTAaacagtctgtctgtggacTCGACAGGAGCCAGTATCGACTGGGGGACGCTGGCTGCCTACACATGCTCTGATAGCTGTAACCATGACGACAAGTACTGCCCCGAGTTCATTTGGAAGCAGGACTTCGGCTcagatcaacacacacagattaaacCCACATAA
- the tbp gene encoding TATA-box-binding protein produces MDQNNSIPAFQGLASPQGAMTPGMPIFSPMMPYGSGLTPQPVQNTNSLSILEEQQRQQQAAQAQAAQQANTGLPGTSGQTPQLFHSQAVAGPTTTALPGNTPLYNTPLTPMTPITPATPASESSGIVPQLQNIVSTVNLGCKLDLKTIALRARNAEYNPKRFAAVIMRIREPRTTALIFSSGKMVCTGAKSEEQSRLAARKYARVVQKLGFPAKFLDFKIQNMVGSCDVKFPIRLEGLVLTHQQFSSYEPELFPGLIYRMIKPRIVLLIFVSGKVVLTGAKVRAEIYEAFENIYPILKGFRKTT; encoded by the exons ATGGACCAAAACAACAGTATACCTGCCTTCCAGGGACTGGCCTCCCCTCAG GGTGCCATGACCCCAGGCATGCCAATCTTCAGTCCCATGATGCCGTATGGCTCAGGCCTGACACCCCAGCCTGTCCAGAACACCAACAGTTTGTCTATACTGGAGGAACAGCAACGGCAACAACAGGCGGCACAGGCACAGGCGGCACAGCAGGCAAACACAG GCCTTCCTGGAACGTCAGGGCAGACCCCTCAGCTTTTCCATTCCCAGGCGGTAGCAGGCCCAACCACCACAGCACTGCCAGGGAATACCCCGCTCTACAATACCCCACTGACACCCATGACCCCTATCACGCCGGCCACACCAGCCTCAGAGAGCTCTGGAATAGTACCACAACTACA AAACATAGTATCTACTGTTAATCTGGGCTGTAAACTGGACTTGAAGACCATCGCTCTGAGAGCCAGGAATGCAGAATATAACCCAAAG CGTTTTGCTGCGGTCATCATGAGAATACGAGAACCCAGGACTACTGCTCTCATCTTCAGCTCTGGGAAGATGGTCTGCACTGGAGCCAAGAG TGAGGAGCAGTCGAGGTTAGCTGCCAGAAAATACGCTCGTGTGGTGCAGAAGCTCGGTTTTCCTGCTAAGTTTCTGGACTTCAAGATTCAGAACATGGTGGGAAGCTGCGATGTGAAGTTCCCCATTCGGCTGGAGGGATTAGTCCTCACACATCAACAGTTTAGCAG CTATGAACCGGAGCTGTTTCCAGGATTGATTTACCGAATGATCAAACCCAGAATTGTCCTGCTCATCTTTGTTTCTGGGAAAGTTGTGCTCACAG gcGCCAAGGTGAGAGCAGAGATCTATGAAGCATTTGAAAACATCTACCCCATCCTGAAAGGCTTCCGCAAGACAACGTAG
- the psmc3 gene encoding 26S proteasome regulatory subunit 6A, which produces MASLSDKSVWDEVEDGIGEEVLKMSTEEIVQRTRLLDSEIKIMKSEVLRVTHELQAMKDKIKENTEKIKVNKTLPYLVSNVIELLDVDPNDQEEDGANVDLDSQRKGKCAVIKTSTRQTYFLPVIGLVDAEKLKPGDLVGVNKDSYLILETLPTEYDSRVKAMEVDERPTEQYSDIGGLDKQIQELVEAIVLPMNHKEKFENLGIQPPKGVLMYGPPGTGKTLLARACAAQTKATFLKLAGPQLVQMFIGDGAKLVRDAFALAKEKAPSIIFIDELDAIGTKRFDSEKAGDREVQRTMLELLNQLDGFQPNMQVKVIAATNRVDILDPALLRSGRLDRKIEFPMPNEEARARIMQIHSRKMNVSPDVNYEELARCTDDFNGAQCKAVCVEAGMIALRRGATELNHEDYMEGILEVQAKKKANLQYYA; this is translated from the exons ATGGCGTCGCTGAGTGACAAATCAGTTTGGGACGAAGTGGAGGATGGCATCGGCGAAGAAGTGTTAAAAATGTCCACAGAGGAGATAGTTCAGCGAACTCGTCTCCTCGACAGCGAGATAAAGATCATGAAGAGCGAAGTGCTGAGGGTGACTCACGAGCTGCAGGCTATGAAGgataaaatcaaagaaaacacGGAGAAGATAAAGGTGAACAAGACCCTGCCGTACCTTGTGTCCAATGTGATCGAGCTGCTGGATGTGGACCCCAACGACCAGGAGGAGGACGGGGCTAACGTGGATCTGGACTCCCAGAGAAAAGGAAAGTGCGCAGTCATTAAGACGTCCACTCGACAGACCTACTTCCTGCCCGTTATCGGGCTGGTGGACGCCGAGAAGCTGAAGCCCGGAGACCTGGTGGGTGTCAACAAGGACTCGTACCTGATCCTGGAGACCTTACCCACCGAGTACGACTCCAGAGTCAAGGCCATGGAGGTGGACGAGCGCCCCACAGAGCAGTACAGCGACATAGGAGGGCTTGACAAGCAGAtccaggagctggtggaggccATCGTCCTGCCCATGAACCACAAGGAGAAGTTTGAGAACCTGGGCATCCAGCCACCCAAAGGGGTCCTGATGTACGGACCACCTGGCACAGGGAAGACCCTCCTGGCCAGGGCCTGCGCTGCTCAGACCAAGGCCACCTTCCTGAAGCTGGCCGGTCCACAGCTGGTCCAGATGTTCATCGGTGATGGAGCCAAGCTGGTGAGAGACGCCTTCGCCCTGGCCAAAGAGAAAGCCCCATCCATCATCTTCATCGATGAGCTGGATGCCATTGGAACCAAGCGATTTGACAGCGAAaaggcaggagacagagaggtgcAGAGGACCATGCTGGAGCTGCTCAACCAGCTGGACGGATTTCAGCCCAACATGCAGGTCAAG GTGATTGCTGCCACCAACAGAGTGGACATCCTGGACCCTGCGCTGCTCCGTTCAGGCCGTCTGGACAGAAAGATCGAGTTCCCCATGCCCAACGAAGAGGCCAGAGCTCGCATCATGCAGATTCACTCCCGCAAGATGAACGTCAGTCCTGATGTCAACTACGAGGAGCTGGCTCGCTGCACCGACGACTTCAACGGAGCACAGTGCAAAGCTGTTTGCGTGGAGGCCGGTATGATCGCACTGCGCCGCGGGGCCACTGAGCTGAACCATGAAGATTACATGGAGGGAATCCTGGAGGTCCAAGCCAAGAAGAAGGCCAACCTTCAGTACTATGCCTGA
- the psmb1 gene encoding proteasome subunit beta type-1, producing MLSSHAFADPGKMKDYHYSGPVEHRFSPYAFNGGTVLAVAGEDFAIVASDTRLSEGYSIHSRDSPKCYKLTDTTVIGCSGFHGDCLTLTKIIDARLKMYKHSNNKMMTSGAIAAMLSTILYGRRFFPYYVYNIIGGLDEEGKGAVYSFDPVGSYQRDTYKAGGSASAMLQPLLDNQIGFKNMEGVQHVPLTQDKAVQLVKDVFISAAERDVYTGDALRVCVITKEGINEQTIPLRKD from the exons ATGCTTTCTTCACACGCTTTCGCAGACCCTGGGAAGATGAAGGACTATCATTATTCTGGTCCAGTAGAGCACCGGTTCTCACCCTACGCTTTCAACGGAGG aaccGTACTAGCGGTTGCCGGGGAAGACTTTGCCATTGTAGCCTCAGATACCAGGCTGAGTGAAGGCTACTCAATCCACAGCCGGGACTCCCCAAAATGCTACAAGCT GACAGACACAACCGTCATTGGCTGCAGCGGTTTCCATGGCGACTGCCTGACTCTGACTAAAATCATTGATGCTAGACTAAAG ATGTACAAACACTCGAACAATAAGATGATGACCAGTGGAGCCATCGCAGCCATGTTGTCCACCATCCTGTACGGCAGAAGGTTTTTCCCCTACTATGTTTACAACATCATCGGAGGACTGGATGAAGAGG GCAAAGGAGCAGTGTACAGTTTTGACCCAGTGGGCTCCTACCAGAGAGACACTTACAAGGCCGGTGGATCAGCAAGTGCCATGCTACAACCACTGCTAGACAACCAG ATTGGTTTCAAGAACATGGAGGGTGTGCAGCATGTTCCTCTGACTCAGGACAAGGCGGTTCAGCTGGTGAAAGACGTCTTCATCTCGGCCGCAGAGAGAGATGTCTACACTGGAGATGCCCTTCGGGTCTGTGTCATCACCAAGGAAGGCATCAATGAGCAGACCATACCACTGAGAAAGGactga